A genomic region of Coregonus clupeaformis isolate EN_2021a unplaced genomic scaffold, ASM2061545v1 scaf0010, whole genome shotgun sequence contains the following coding sequences:
- the LOC121550310 gene encoding protein KRI1 homolog: MSGKSDFKINSKFAEKYEKYRQKEELQRLKDKYGDQADESESGSDSESDDDSEVELDPKVERDFYRTLSLLKKKDPKIYLTDAKFYTVEDASIGDDAEPSTSKKTEKPMYLKDYERKVILERGGKYEDEEDEESDDEEAAKRRERAASPSYIQEQSELKESFRKFIQDSDEEGSEAENDFQLLKRRTKTQEEKDKEEDDYVDWLKGQAELEGQEEVQDMKYLRDYWNDPELDEKECFLRDFVLNKGYMEKDDEDRIPSYDEVVNDDVEDSEEDGESFLERQEDFERHYNFRFEEPDAQKIKTYPRTIATSVRSKDERRKLKREEVKNRKKKEKEQKHEQLKQLKNLKRNEIMEKLRRLQELTGNEQLAFSKVDLEGDFDPQQHDQLMQKFFGDEYYGEEEGEKPQFEVEELEGEHWNWDTWTGEGGDEEYGGDEEEHEGEEYDQPNCEDPDFIMDADYDPSQPSTSKKQKKKEKRKMKKEDAPLMGKKRKKSHFAEVITQNKPVFDPQEKSFEQYLDEYYKLDYEDIIDDIPCRFRYRQVLANDFGLSTDEILGADEKELNRWASLKKTCMFRSDKEEMSDLQNYKIKSRNVNKKKEVLNSFYAEEDKEQAEGKTKVGKKRRDRMKNAEKDDKDLEDDDEAGPSQESSALDSAEGTLVQALREAGYQAEEEEFLVPKSKKMKLEEETVATTQETANTRTERPKLPKKKHRHPGSRLMSGKGPFRVKMGGREFSGQRLRAYGLNPKRLHFRQLGRQKRKAQEKTEKQGSKE, encoded by the exons ATGTCAGGCAAATCGGATTTCAAGATTAATTCTAAATTTGCAGAGAAATAtgagaaatatagacaaaaagAAGAGTTACAAAGGC TGAAAGACAAATATGGCGACCAAGCTGACGAGAGTGAGTCTGGTTCTGATTCAGAGTCAGATGATGATAGCGAGGTG GAACTTGACCCCAAAGTTGAAAGGGACTTCTACAGAACATTGTCTCTGCTGAAGAAGAAAGATCCTAAGATCTATCTGACTGATGCAAAGTTCTACACAGTGGAAG ATGCATCCATTGGTGATGATGCCGAGCCTTCAACTTCAAAGAAAACGGAGAAGCCAATGTATCTGAAAGACTATGAGCGAAAAGTTATCTTGGAAAGGGGAGG TAAAtatgaggatgaggaggatgaggagagtgatgatgaagaggctGCAAAGAGGAGAGAG AGAGCTGCATCTCCAAGTTACATCCAGGAGCAGAGTGAATTGAAAGAGAG CTTCCGTAAGTTCATACAGGACAGTGATGAGGAGGGCAGTGAAGCGGAGAATGACTTTCAGCTACTGAAGAGGAGGACCAAAACACAGGAAGAGAAG GATAAAGAGGAAGATGATTATGTGGACTGGCTGAAAGGCCAGGCAGAGCTGGAGGGCCAAGAAGAGGTGCAGGACATG AAATACCTGAGGGACTATTGGAACGACCCAGAGCTGGATGAGAAGGAGTGTTTCCTTAGGGACTTTGTCCTGAATAAGGGCTACATGGAGAAAGATGACGAGGACAG GATCCCCAGCTATGACGAGGTGGTGAATGATGACGTGGAGGACTCAGAAGAGGATGGGGAGTCGTTCTTGGAGCGCCAGGAGGACTTTGAAAGACACTACAACTTCCGCTTTGAGGAGCCTGATGCCCAGAAG ATCAAGACTTACCCCCGTACCATTGCCACCTCTGTCCGCTCCAAAGACGAGCGCAGGAAGCTCAAAAGGGAGGAAGTGAAGAATAGGAAGAAAAAG GAGAAGGAGCAGAAGCATGAGCAGCTGAAGCAGCTGAAGAATCTGAAGCGTAATGAGATTATGGAGAAGCTGCGGCGGCTGCAGGAGCTGACAGGCAACGAGCAGCTGGCCTTCAGTAAGGTGGACCTAGAGGGAGACTTTGACCCCCAGCAGCATGACCAGCTCATGCAG AAATTCTTTGGTGATGAATAttatggagaggaagagggggagaagcCCCAGTTTGAAGTTGAAGAGCTAGAGGGTG AACACTGGAACTGGGACACATGGACAGGAGAGGGTGGAGATGAGGAATATGGTGGTGACGAGGAGGAGCATGAAGGAGAAGAGTATGACCAGCCAAACTGTGAAGATCCAGATTTTATT ATGGATGCGGACTATGATCCCAGTCAGCCAAGCACCTCCAAGAAGCAGAAGaaaaaggagaagaggaagatgAAGAAGGAGGATGCCCCGCTGATGGGAAAGAAGAGAAAGAAGTCTCATTTTGCTGAGGTCATCACCCAAAACAAGCCTGTGTTTGACCCCC AGGAGAAGTCCTTTGAGCAGTACCTGGACGAGTACTATAAGCTGGACTATGAGGACATCATAGACGACATCCCCTGCAGGTTTCGCTACAGGCAAGTCCTGGCCAATGACTTTGGCCTGTCCACTGACGAG ATCCTGGGAGCAGATGAGAAAGAGCTGAACCGCTGGGCCTCGCTAAAGAAGACCTGCATGTTCAG GTCTGATAAGGAGGAGATGAGTGATTTGCAGAACTACAAAATCAAATCACGAAATGTGAACAAAAAGAAAGAAGTCTTGAACTCTTTCTATGCTGA GGAGGACAAAGAACAAGCAGAGGGCAAGACCAAGGTGGgtaagaagagaagagacaggatGAAGAATGCAGAGAAGGATGACAAGGATctggaggatgatgatgaggcTGGACCCAGTCAGGAAAGCTCTGCATTGGACTCTGCTGAGGGGACGTTAGTCCAGGCACTGAGAGAGGCAGGATACCAGGCAGAGGAAGAGGAGTTCCTGGTACCAAAATCCAAGAAGATGAAACTGGAGGAGGAAACAGTTGCTACCACTCAGGAGACTGCCAACACAAGGACTGAAAGGCCAAAATTGCCCAAGAAGAAACACAGGCACCCAGGAAGCCGCCTCATGTCGGGGAAGGGGCCCTTCAGGGTGAAAATGGGTGGGCGAGAGTTCAGCGGGCAGAGACTGAGGGCCTATGGACTGAATCCCAAGAGGCTGCACTTCAGACAGCTTGGCAGGCAGAAACGAAAAGCTCAAGAGAAGACTGAGAAGCAAGGGAgcaaggagtga